One Scyliorhinus canicula chromosome 14, sScyCan1.1, whole genome shotgun sequence genomic region harbors:
- the fzd4 gene encoding frizzled-4 produces the protein MNWFSALNFLALCLTFFQHKLGAVQGYGDEDERRCDPIKISMCQNLGYNVTKMPNPEGHELQTDAELQLQTFTPLIQYGCSSQLQFFLCSVYVPMCTEKIDIPIGPCGSMCHSVQQRCEPVLKEFGFYWPEALNCSKFPPQNDHNYMCMEGPRDEDIPYHTSKTSLSAEEECQNMGGSLHHYIWVKRSLTCALKCGYDVGLFTRSAKEFTDIWMAVWASLCFLSTAFTVLTFVIDSSRFSYPERPIIFLSMCYNIYSIAYIVRLTVGRERISCDFEDAAEPVLIQEGLKNTGCAIVFLLMYFFGMASSIWWVILTLTWFLAAGLKWGHEAIEMHSSYFHIAAWAIPAVKTIVILIMRLVDADELTGLCYVGNQNIDAVTGFVVAPLFTYLVIGTLFIVAGLGALFKIRSNLQKDGTKTDKLERLMVKIGVFSVLYTVPATCVIACYFYEISNWNLFKYSADDSNTAVEMLKIFMSLLVGITSGMWIWSAKTLHTWQKCSNRFVSSGRTKRDKRGEGWVKPAKGSETVV, from the exons ATGAATTGGTTCTCGGCACTGAATTTCTTAGCGCTTTGCTTAACTTTCTTTCAACACAAGCTGGGCGCTGTTCAGGGATATGGGGACGAAGACGAACGAAGATGCGACCCCATCAAAATCTCAATGTGCCAGAACCTGGGATACAATGTGACCAAAATGCCGAATCCAGAGGGGCACGAGTTACAAACAGACGCCGAGTTACAGTTACAGACATTTACACCTTTGATTCAATATGGCTGTTCCAGTCAGCTGCAG TTTTTTTTATGTTCAGTTTATGTGCCGATGTGCACAGAGAAAATCGACATCCCGATTGGGCCGTGTGGCAGCATGTGTCATTCTGTGCAGCAGAGATGTGAACCTGTCCTGAAGGAATTCGGCTTCTACTGGCCGGAGGCGTTAAACTGCAGCAAGTTTCCGCCACAAAACGACCACAACTACATGTGCATGGAGGGTCCGAGAGACGAGGACATCCCCTATCATACCAGCAAAACGTCCCTTTCAGCGGAAGAAGAGTGCCAGAACATGGGGGGCAGTTTGCATCACTATATCTGGGTCAAGAGAAGTCTCACTTGTGCCCTGAAATGTGGCTACGATGTCGGTCTGTTCACTCGCTCAGCCAAAGAGTTCACTGACATTTGGATGGCAGTTTGGGCCAGTCTGTGTTTTCTATCAACAGCCTTCACAGTTCTGACATTTGTGATCGATTCTTCTCGATTTTCGTACCCAGAGCGCCCTATTATCTTCCTGAGCATGTGCTATAATATTTACAGCATAGCCTACATTGTGAGGTTAACAGTGGGCAGAGAACGCATATCATGTGACTTCGAAGACGCCGCCGAACCCGTCTTAATCCAAGAAGGACTCAAAAATACTGGATGTGCCATTGTTTTCTTGCTGATGTACTTTTTTGGGATGGCGAGCTCCATCTGGTGGGTAATCCTGACACTGACTTGGTTCTTGGCTGCTGGGCTCAAATGGGGACATGAAGCCATAGAGATGCACAGTTCGTACTTCCACATTGCAGCCTGGGCCATCCCGGCCGTGAAGACAATTGTTATACTGATCATGCGGCTAGTGGATGCCGATGAACTCACGGGTTTGTGCTATGTTGGAAACCAGAACATCGATGCAGTCACGGGGTTTGTGGTTGCACCTTTATTCACTTATTTAGTCATAGGAACTTTGTTCATTGTTGCTGGCCTAGGGGCTTTGTTCAAAATCAGATCTAATCTTCAGAAAGATGGGACCAAAACGGACAAGCTCGAAAGACTGATGGTAAAAATTGGTGTGTTTTCCGTCCTGTATACAGTACCTGCCACCTGTGTCATCGCCTGTTACTTTTATGAAATATCAAACTGGAATCTTTTCAAATATTCAGCAGATGATTCCAATACTGCAGTGGAGATGCTAAAGATCTTTATGTCATTGTTGGTGGGCATCACTTCTGGCATGTGGATTTGGTCTGCCAAGACATTACATACTTGGCAAAAATGTTCAAACAGATTTGTGAGTTCTGGACGAACGAAGCGAGATAAACGTGGAGAGGGCTGGGTCAAACCAGCAAAGGGCAGTGAAACTGTTGTATGA